Part of the Mercenaria mercenaria strain notata chromosome 8, MADL_Memer_1, whole genome shotgun sequence genome is shown below.
TACTCTGTGTAAAAGTTGTCTAGGAATcataatttaacattttctctCACATATGCAAGTTCTTTCCAGCATCTATCATAAGTTTATTGAGTTTTTCGTCCTGTGCCCAGTTAAGTCCACTGCCAAGTATAAGTCCTTGCAGCGTGTTGTTCTGTACAAAGTTCAGTTGAAGTTTTGACTGCATCAGTTCATGGATGCTGAAAGAAAAATTAGaaataatgaataacaaaaccaCTATCAAAGCCCTTAATTGATCACCAGGCCATGACAATTTGACCAtgtttctgacaaagtttagtgAATATACCTtgagctgttcatgagaagaatttgtTTGAGTGTCTTTCTggttttagctctggctgcccctTAGAGCCATAAGGCAgtacaatttaaacaaacttaAAGGTCCATGAACAAGTTTGGCCCGATCAGTCATTAGAAGTAATTGTTTTACATGGTTTATTCTGGTTTTTGCTGTGGGAGATCCTAAGTGcagtcaagtggaaccatttcAACATCATTTAAAAGGGTTCATGAAAAGATGTTTAGTGTCCATGCATCAAGTGGCTCatgacattaaaatatatttccgtttttttagctctggtggccccctAAATGCAGTCAATATTGACCATCTGAATAAACTAGAGAAACATCAAAgcattgatgctacagaccaactctGGTGAAATTCTGACCATCCATATTTACTAACTGCTAACCCTGAACTGCTGTTTCAGTTAAGTTGAAACACCTTAATGTTTGTTTTCACTGATCTATTTACTTttgatcatttgaacaatctatCCAAAATACTCATTTAAGCTGAAATCAAATAcagcattcattttattttattttctgtctatTTCATGCAGAATTTTTAAGGAACTTTCAGCTTTTCTAGTGCAAGTAAGACCTATTgaactgatttttttaaacaaatgaacaaCTGTCAACATTAGTATTTTATTCAAGTATATTTTCTGAAAGTAATCATTGCTTTAAACTTCTCAAGTGTTTTTGGAAAATATCCATGCAAAATACATAAACAATTTTTGAAAGGAGTAAAGCCTCTGTAAAGTGCCTGATACACTTTTGAAATGAAGAACAAATCAACATTCAACATTGACTGAGACCTACATTGTATATACACATTCCTTGGTATATAGCCTAATGCTTGATTAACATTTGTATGACTGGACTTTTCATCAATTCCTTTTGAATGACAAGTCCAAATAAAGTGGATATATAAAACACACCGGAGTATGTAGTAATTAGTtttatatatgagccacgccaagaaaaaaccaacatagtggctttgcaatcagcatggatccatgctgtttgctaacagtttctctaattgcaatagactttgaaagcgaacatccgcgcagtctggtcaggatccatgctggtcgcaaagccactatgttggttttctcatggtgcggctcataattATTTAAGTGGAatttctgttatttcaaaataaaacgcctgatcccttggaatttgagatacagaggtttcaactgtatatatctatatacctTTTGCCTTTTGAGTCGGTAGTTAAAGCTTTCAGTTCCTCTTCCTTGGCCTTTCTTTTCTCACCAATCTCTGAATACAGTTCCCGACTCTTCTTCAATAATGCTGGAGACAAACaggatatatttcaatataatcaCCCAACTAAGTTGAACCAAACTTAtctaaacatatttcattcaaaatgataACCAGTCTTAAGTTAACAAAACTTGAgtcatatttcattaaaaataattgCTAATCTTGATGGTACTCACTACTAACATTACATACCAATATTGTTTCTTCAAAACTGTGAATTATTGTATGTCTTTTGAGTTTAGAgcccttttttcaacagtatttcagttattgtaCCGGTGGGTAGTTACCTAACAAGTGTTTCTACTACTGTGCTCAATACCAGTACTACAGTTTAACCtaatgccaacttctccacatgaataattgctgtgaaattattattgAACAGCTCCTGCAGTTTcagaaaggattttaaaaattttctatctggAGATTTTTTGAGGGCATGCAAAGACAACAAATTGTATTCAACTACAGCATTAATATATACACACTCTCAATTTCCCAAGAACACAAGGACAGGAATCTTCTTCAAACCAGTCACAGATGCACATACACTAGAGGACTTTAGGGCTGGACTTTTTACGGACCCTCATACTCCTGCTAATATGAAACCACataaattattctaaatgtaaatattgcCAAGAGGTCTGACAGCTGATTTACTGGTTACACAAAGTTTTGCACAGGGTACCAGACAATCGAGTATGGATTTCAACCATTCCAATGGAAGAGgatatagaacaagagctgtcacaggagacagcgcactcgcctaattcgatgctggatagtgaaactgggcacatctgagggaACTGGAGCTGTCAATGGAGTGTTTAATgaaaagatattgcacaatagcttgagtctgtgtcaaaaatattaagtaactagagatgcttttgaaaaaagcgcatatctcccacaactgcccaatgaaaaatgactagtttctctggatggtactgcccaatgaaaaatgactcgtagtagtttctctggatggtccaGACAagtggtcaaacacattttattcaagtttggtgaagatccgatgagaaatgttccacttagagtgcagacaagctttgtgacagacacacagactgacagacacacagactgaagtaaatcaatacgtctcccacaccactgtgtggtgggagacataataagacaggtaaagataaagtgtatcaaaacacaaaataagtaaattctaagcaaaaagggggcataattcataaaatattggtgcaagagttatgcaccttgtgtcatatgatgtgggtaagcgatatagggccatcatggccctgtttttattttatcagaatattttagACAGATATGTGCTAAATACTGATGATTGTTTATAGCAATGAATGTGTGTTGTACGTCacttatataaacaagaggaccatgatggtcctgaatcgctcacctatccccacatgacccagtgttgaactgagtatgacgtcgttatttctattatttgacatagtgacctagtttttgagcacatgtgacctagatatcataaagataaaaaattctgaccaattttcatgaagatccattgaaaaatatggcctctagagaggtcacaaggtttttctattatttgacctaatgacctagtttttgaaggcacgtgacccacttttaaacatgacctagatatcatcaacgtgaacattctcaccaattttcatgaagatctcgtgaaaaatatggcctctagagaggtcacaaggtttttctttttttcgacctactgacctagtttttgaccgcacatgacccagttacgaacctgacatagatatcatcaagctgaacattctcaccaattttcatgaagatccgttgagaaatatggcctctagaggtcacaaggttttttctatttttagacctactgacctagtttttgaccccacgtgacctagtttcgaacttgacttagatatcatcaaggtgaacattctgaccaatattcatgaagatctcatgaaaaatatggcctctagagaggtcacaaggtttttctatttttagatctactgacctagtttttaaccccacgtgacccagtttcgaacttgacctagatatcttcaaggtaaacactctgaccaatttttatgaagatccattgaaaaatatcgcctctagagaggtcacaaggttctcctatttttagacctaatgacctagtttttgaccgcacgtgacccagtttcgaacttgacctagatatcatcaaggtgaacattctgaccaattttcatgaagatccattgagaaatatggcctctagagaggtcacaaggtttttctatttttagatctactgacctagtttttgaccccacatgacccagtttcgaacttgacctagatatcatcaaggtgaacattctgaccaatattcatgaagatctcatgaaaaatatggcctctagagaggtcacaaggtattttatttttagatctactgacctagtttttaaccccacgtgacccagtttctaacttgacctagatatcatcaaggtgaacattctgaccaattttcatgaagatccattgagaaatatggcctctagagaggtcacaaggttttctatttttagacctaatgacctagtttttgaccctacgtgacccagtttcgaacttgacctagatatcatcaaggtaaacattctgaccaatattcatgaagatcttatgaaatatatggcctctagagaggtcacaaggtttttctatttttagacctactgacctagtttttgaacccacgtgacccagtttcgaacttaacctagatatcatcaaggtgaacattctgaccaattttcatgaagatcttatgaaatatatggcctctagagaggtcacaaggtattttatttttagacctactgacctagtttttgatgtcacgtgacccagtttcgaacttgacctagatatcatcaagatgaacattctgaccaactttcataaagatcccatgaaaaatgtgacctctagagtggtcacaagcaaaagtttacggatgcacggacggacgacggacaccgcgcgatcacaaaagctcaccttgtcactttgtgacaggtgagctaaaaagctgacCGTTGTTTTAACGAACTCTGTACACATTTAGAAGGATATTCTGAAACGGATGCATTgcgaattttcattcaaaaatgtaTAGTTATCAAACCTGTTTTTAAAGTCCATGTTTACctgttgaacaactacttcaagtttgaatcatatGCTTTTcttaataacagagatatagtgaaaatgcatcaaaattaacaataaattctaagtaaaaggggcataattcatgaaaaattggtgccagagttatgcaccttgtgtcatatgctgtgggtgataaggttgaacaactattttaagtttgaaccaaatccatttagtaataactgaaatagagtgaaagtgtatcaaatcatttacctgaaattctaagtaaaaaggggggataattcatgaaataatggtgcaagtgttatggcccttttgtcatatgatgtgagtgatgatgttgaacaaatattttaggtttggatcaaatccattcaggaattactgagatagagtggaagtgcataacaagagctgtcggaggacaacaatgctcgactattcaacagccttgtcgattgaacgaatacaaaagtcgaaaaaggtgtataatttagtaaaaaagcaaaatagggttatggaacctgcatagtgctaatcagctcatgacagtagacaagtgtgtgaagtttcaatccattcccaggagtgggtactgagataccagcttacatataagaatttaacccaaaagttgaaaaaggggcataattttgtaaaatgcgaagttgagttattgaccctttgcactgcatgtcatatcaagacagtgaacaagtgtgtgaagtttcaattatttcccattagtggatactgagataccagcttacatacaaaaccttaaccaaaaaattctaagtcaaaaaaggggcataattttgtaaaaaagcaaaataaagttatggaacctgctttgtgcatgtcagatcatgacagtgaacaagtgtgtgaagtttcaatccattcccacaagtggttaccaagataccagcttacatacaaaaccttaaccaaaaattttctaagtaaaaaaaggggcataattttgtaaaaagcaaaacagagttatggaacctgtgcaatataagtcagtttatcacagtgaatgtGTGTGAaggttcaatccattcccacaagtggttgctgagatactagcttacatacaaaaacttaaccaaatccggACACGAACACGGACGcataggcgagtccaatagctctactattctatgaatagtcgagctaaaaactttaacctgaaattctaagtaaaaaggggggataattcatgaaatattggtaccagagttataggccttgtgtcatatgatgtgggagatgatgtggaacaacttaattcagtttgaatcaaatccatttaggaataactgagatagagtggaagtgcatcaaaactttaacctgaagttctaagtaaaaaagggggataattcatgaaaaattgaagccacagttatgacccttgtgccatatgatgtgggtgatgatgaggaacaactattttaagtttgaaggaaaTCCATCAAGTAGTAacaaagataaaaagaaagtgcatcaaaaagtgcggacgccgacgccgggtcgagtaggatagctctccatacttcttatagtcgagctaaaaagctaTGTCTGCCGCCTCTGGCAATGTTTTTCAACAACTCAACATCAGCATGGCCTTAAGTAATTTGCAGAGAGTCTCCAAAGAAAGAcagctgtgaaattatttttgaagagagctagcagtttctgagaagatttttagGTGAGGTAAAAAGATGTACATTTACGAAACTTAAGTTTACAAGCTGTTAACTGTATTCTCAAGTACTTATACTAAAATGTGGTTATTATACATTAGGCAAATGTTACCATACCATAGTTTTCCATTTTTAATCTTTCAACATTTTCTCTAAGTTTGGAATTTTCCTGAAACAAATATTACAGAATAATAGTTATAATATAGTTATTAATAAGTACATGTAATATACTTTCTGTATTTATATCATGCTTTCtgcttcttttatttctttttgtctatTAAATTAGGCTAACAGTTAGCTATTAACAAAGGCTGTCTAATTTGTTCTCTGAAACTATTTTACATAACATTAGCTTATAAACAAAAACTTCACCAAATTTTTTAAGCTGTAGAatgggcatgattttgtaaactATAAGACAGAGTTACGGAACCTGGCACAGAGCATCATTTCATGCCAGAGACTTATGAAGAGGTTGGAAGCATTCAGAAATACAAAACTGtcctcaaaatatttaaatataaaaggtGGATAATTTTGCTAAAGTATAATTAGGAGGTCATCCAAAGGCGCTACTACTTGAAAAATTTCAAGagccaaacaagagctgtcagaggacagtaTGCTCTACAgttcaaaagccttgtcactgCAGACAGTTAACTAAaggaatattaaagtcgaaacaggggcataattttgtcacaACGTAAAACAAAGTTacggaacctgtacaatgcatgtcagctcatTATATTGGCCCAGTGTGTAGGGTTTCAATCCATTAccattaatgggtactgagatacaagcttacatacaaaaattttaacaaaaattgctaagtcaaacaagagctgttcgtaagacaccatgctcgacttttctctgTGCTTTACTCTAAATTagaactttgccagtaaaaactttaaccataaaattctaagttaaaaagggtcataactctatcaacattcaatcagagttacggggattgttcctcctggtgtagactttgatagtaaataactattttaagtttcaagtcaaaagctttgatagtaacagagatatctgactttataaaaaaactttaaccaaacaattctaagttaaaaggggcataactctgtcaaaattcaaatcaaacttatagggattatttctcctggtgtagacattgatagtaaataactattttaagtattatatcaatagctttgataataacagagatatttgacattatcaaaaactttaacttaCGGTAACTGCAACACCGATGCtcgggcgagtgcaatagctctactttttcttcataaagtcgagctaaaaaggggcataattctgtaaaaaagccaaacagagttatggaacctgtacactgTAAGTCCATTCATCATCGTGAATACGTGCTGAAATATcagtccattcccacaagtgctactaagataccaacttacatacaaaaacttaaccaaaccaCAAATGGGCGAGTCCAAATGCTTTAACTATCCTTCAAAGTATAAATAAGGAAATATTACTTAATTTTTGGTATAACTGCCTTAGAGACTAACAAAATCTCTTGCCTTGTGTTCCTTAGCAACTTGTGATGCCAATGTGGTATACTCTTCCAAAAGATTTTCCAATTCCCTGAAAAGAAAGCAACTAAGATTTACCTTGGAGGAACAGATATCGAAGTTAAGGAAAagtagtaaaaaagcaaaaaataaaacaattaaagcGCAGACTTCTAAAAATGGCTTTAAATAATTCAAGCCATATCAATGACTATATCAACAGTGAGCATCCTAACAAAATTTTACTATTTACCATATCTTAAAGTAAAAACAACTCTCACTACGAACATGCCATCGAAATCAAGCTTTGGTGATAGATTCTGAAAGCagactttttgtttttgttgggtttaacgttgcgcagacacaattataggtcatatggcgacacttttcagctttgatgatggaagaaaatcccaggtgcccctctgtgcattattttatcaggggcgggtagaaccaacgaccttctgtaagccagatggatggcttcctcatacaCAGAATTCAATGCCCAgtgtgaggcttgaacccacatcggtgaggtgcaagtgatttgacgtcagccaccttaaccactcggccagagAGGCCCAATTGAGAACTTCTTATAGGAGAGCTCAACAAAAATACAGGCTGCTTCATACACATCTCTTTTCAAAAGGTATTGCAATTTGTGGCAATTCTGTCGCTAACATCGACTCAATTACCCTTCACAGCTGTAGGTTCAATTTTGCTCAGTACTCAGTACCTTTTCATGTAGGAAGACGACATCCTGCTCAAGGAATCCTTGAGTCCTAGGTCCTATATATTCAAAATCTTGAaagttttcttataattttgtgtTGATGCAACCTAACTACACAATCAAACACCAATAAACAGTTACCTTTTCTTGTCCAATGTCTGTGAGTCACATTGACCATTTAGTTCACACTGCAGAATCGACATTGTGGCCTTATTTAAACATTccctgaaaataaaatgttctaaacataaatataaagaatacaaTATATTATGCTACAATTACAATTCagtttgattgttttgttttaagatattaatcGTAACAAATACACTGTAGCCAAAATGGTGGACGTTCACTTTATTTATGCAACATAATTGCTTGTACCCGATATTTAATTATTACATATTCCACTACATTGACTACAACAAATATATTAGGCCACAATGCCTTTGTAAGTTTGGTtgatgagagagagagagaggtaaaactagatgtgtgtccttaggacactggtgcccccacttCCAGTCACTCTACTATCACAAGTTCCTTGGTATCAATGCAAGActaaataaactttcatattacCTTTGGTTTTGGGTATGAGCCAACATGAAAGGAAAGGCAAAGATACTACAACACTGGACAAAAGAAAGAGcagaacaagaagctgcgttcaataaacgcctgatgcccctggtggcatccttgttgatacaaagcaacccaagtccaaaacgaggtcaagttcaaggtcaaggtcaaactgaggtcaggtgatgtctgaagatgaggaatggtcacaggttacatctgcattagtaccAAGTCaaatcagtagatgccaggggcataaaaatatctcTTGCAGATTTTtgtttctttgggttttttttggatGAGGGGAGAAGGTAGGGGTAGGAGGAAGGGGAATTCCCAAATAAAAACCATAAGGGAGTGCTGGTCTAGTGGTTAGGGTGTTGGCCACTCAACCTGGAGGCCGTGGGTTCAATCCCCATTGGAGTCACGACCAATCTtaagacaccagtactggtttttccagaaaGCAGGCTccagagtgattcaaataagctttaaactTTCACCACAattaagctaaaataaattagcatTAACCAAATAAAacccaggtgcaaaacttcatATCATTCCTATAAAATTCCATGACACAATGTCAAACACTTTCTGAGATACATGCAAATCAAACTTTAAGCTCCAAATGCATAATTTTTAACTATGCAAAAGGCAATGACTCTGGTCTAGCTGacagaaatccaaaacaaaacccaaGGTTTTCAATTGCATATGCTATAACCAATGCTTATAATGTTTCATGACTCAAGGTCAACACTTTTTAAATACATGTGACAAACCTGTAGGcatttaatgcatattttgactaactGAATGGCCATTACTTTCGCATAGCTGAGTGAAATCAAAAACCAAATaccaggtacacaacttcacatgctgaataataatcctaaTATGATGTTTGatgactccaggtcaaatactttttgaaatatgcacGACACCTAATGGGACAATTGTAAATGTATGTGTCCCTCCCTGCCTCCTGTTAAGTCAAATGTTTTGTAAGTTCATAAacactttttcaatattttctctGTTTGTAAGAGGTTCAAAGATGAACAGTCTTGGAGTATTAAcgaaaagaaatgttttgtttgtgagTTTAGCATAGTTTTTGAGCATTTTTTTCAGTTGTGTAAAAGTGGGCAGTTCACAtaactggattctgtaccagtaactAACCTTTCCTCCACAAGTAACTACTCatttcttcacatgaatcagaggtggagaatgaataATATCAGACAGAATGCCTTCTACCAAATTGTCGATGAGAACTAACACTTGAACGGGCAATCAAACTCATGACCTAACAATCCATATTATGCTCTCTCTATTTAACTAAGTTAACAGGCCAGATATTCTGTAATATAAAAGTAATGTACCCTTTCAGAATAAGTTCTCTTCCATCACGTACTACTGTTTTCTGCAGCAAATCTTCCCGTAATTTCTCATACCTGTAAAGAATCCTTGTACTTAGACAAAATCCACAATGCAAATTGGTTacagaaaacatgaaataaatttgcaAACCCAGGCACAAAATTTTCTTGAATGTGACATTGTCCATGGTTTTCCTTATTGAACACgtatgttgggtttaacatcacaccaaagCAATttagttcatatggcgacttttcagcttttgatggtggaggaagaccctgggTGCtccttcatgcattatttcatccagGCAGGCACCAcagaccttccttaagccagctggatggctatcTAGCATGAAGAATTGAACACCACGAGTGAGGTTCAAACCCACATCAGAAGAGAAAGGCCCCTAAATACATATGGCAGGcttgtcaaaatgtgaactgttttcattaaatttatattcaattttgtCATTAGTCTTCGAACTAAAGGTTTATTATCAGTATTATGGCGCAAGCTGAGAATGTTAAGCCAACATATTAATTTCTTCAGGATAAGCACATTGATGCTAAGCGCAGTAAAAATCACAGAGTTCACACTATCTTTATCATATTCATAATGTACACCAGTATATAAAGACTAAATTACTTACAGCTTTTTAAGTTGATCAGGTGGCATTTTGTCTATAATTTTGGCAGATTCTGAAATGTAATTAACCCATATCAAAAATATGTAATGCTGAAATATCTGTAGCTATTCTTTTCAATCATGTACTTCAAcctttaccctgataaatttctaaaatggactagtccaccattcaatctgggcagtaccataTATTATTCAAAAgtgtattcactgaaaatttaatgaatgaacagggaacagttcagaccatgatcagactgcacggacatgTAGGCTGATCTTAGTCTACACTGATCGCATAGGCAGAAggacttgccgccagcaggctaaaggttaatagcaTTCCTGGTATGTAACATGTGTCAGGACCATTCCATTCCACTTGTCAGAAAAATGTCTTTGCACAGCTTCTGCAATCCCTATTTGTGAACACATGCAGTGTTGACTGTATGCAATGATAATCATTAATAACGGCATTAAAATttctgaaattgtttttttttatctttttaaatggAACTGAACATCTATTAATTTACTGAAACAATTGCAAAATAATGtggtaaatgttttgttttcggAGAGGAAATAATAAGTACGAAACCTTTAAATCACAGCAAACTTGCATACATTTTAATGGtgtaaaatacatacattattaatTATAATAAGTTATCTTGTACCCATgaatacattttcataaaaaaagtttccCCTTTTTCTTCAGATGTTgtaaaaatgccattttttaaatagaatCTTGACCCCATTTCCCCATAGTGAAGATGCTCATGTGAGTAGAATATTGTCATTACTGAGTAAAACCATACCTGACTGTATAGCATCAATCTGAGACTTCAGCTGGTTCCTTTGTGAGTACAGCCATTCTCTCTTCTTCAGCAATTCTTCTAGTGACTTCTCCTTGCTTCTAGAAACTGGGGTACCATCAGACAATGGACTTATATTCATCAGCTCTGGTGTAGCCTGGGAAAGCCTGGACACAGAACCTCTTTCTGCATTTGCTGGACTGATGCTGGGAACCAAATCATTTTCAGGAGTTGCCATCTTAAATGAAAGGATAACAAATCATATTGTTGGAGGCAATTCAAAACTTGTTGGATttaatacaaattatatataaattcaaaCTTGCCTCAATTCCTATGATTTACAGTTAAAAGGCTGCAAAACGCGATCAGGAATGTTAGTGATCATAATGCTGTGCAGACGTGGCAAAGGTTaattgtgtacagtacatacaacgGTTAAATCACCataattcgtaattttggaaatcATTTGACAATtcttacataaatcaatgaggaattgaaacCTCTTTTgccatgtaagttttatttgaatttatgtatGACCAATTCGTGACATAATCAGCAAACCTATATAGCAAGTAAAGCGTCggcagcaatgaaaatttcatcggcaATTTCCtcccactattttggtctttggAGTGTTTGACACAGGTGGAAATATTGCCCATAATACGAAAACATAAtttatctcagtatttcctagaATTGTGTTTGCCtactgtaacagtctcaggaaaaatgtgcagcctcgaccgggattcgaaccttcggcttaccgtgccaacgctctaccaattgagctaccaaggccacccgatacgagaaccgctacacaccttccctcttattgcgagacattggcattcctggccaatgtctgccgcagactgttaacaa
Proteins encoded:
- the LOC123566457 gene encoding centromere protein H-like isoform X1, yielding MMATPENDLVPSISPANAERGSVSRLSQATPELMNISPLSDGTPVSRSKEKSLEELLKKREWLYSQRNQLKSQIDAIQSESAKIIDKMPPDQLKKLYEKLREDLLQKTVVRDGRELILKGECLNKATMSILQCELNGQCDSQTLDKKRELENLLEEYTTLASQVAKEHKENSKLRENVERLKMENYALLKKSRELYSEIGEKRKAKEEELKALTTDSKGKSIHELMQSKLQLNFVQNNTLQGLILGSGLNWAQDEKLNKLMIDAGKNLHM
- the LOC123566457 gene encoding centromere protein H-like isoform X2; translated protein: MATPENDLVPSISPANAERGSVSRLSQATPELMNISPLSDGTPVSRSKEKSLEELLKKREWLYSQRNQLKSQIDAIQSESAKIIDKMPPDQLKKLYEKLREDLLQKTVVRDGRELILKGECLNKATMSILQCELNGQCDSQTLDKKRELENLLEEYTTLASQVAKEHKENSKLRENVERLKMENYALLKKSRELYSEIGEKRKAKEEELKALTTDSKGKSIHELMQSKLQLNFVQNNTLQGLILGSGLNWAQDEKLNKLMIDAGKNLHM